One segment of Ricinus communis isolate WT05 ecotype wild-type chromosome 8, ASM1957865v1, whole genome shotgun sequence DNA contains the following:
- the LOC8269747 gene encoding PTI1-like tyrosine-protein kinase 3 isoform X2, which yields MRRWLCCTCQVEESYPSRENDHLRSPKHYADGNPVKGSKVSAPVRSEVQKEAPPIEVPALSLEELKEKTDNFGSKALIGEGSYGRVYYANLDNGKAVAVKKLDVASEQESNVEFLTQVSMVSRLKHDNVVELLGYCVEGNLRVLAYEFATMGSLHDILHGRKGVQGAQPGPTLDWMQRVKIAVDAARGLEYLHEKVQPAIIHRDIRSSNVLLFEDFKAKIADFNLSNQAPDMAARLHSTRVLGTFGYHAPEYAMTGQLTQKSDVYSFGVVLLELLTGRKPVDHTMPRGQQSLVTWATPRLSEDKVKQCVDPKLKGEYPPKAVAKLAAVAALCVQYEAEFRPNMSIVVKALQPLLKAPAPAPAPPLPET from the exons ATGCGGAGGTGGCTCTGTTGCACCTGTCAGGTAGAGGAGTCATATCCCTCTCGTGAGAATGATCACCTAAGGAGCCCAAAACACTATGCAGATG GCAACCCTGTGAAAGGCTCGAAGGTGTCAGCTCCGGTCAGATCTGAAGTGCAGAAGGAAGCACCACCTATTGAAGTACCTGCATTATCTTTGGAAGAACTGAAAGAGAAGACTGACAATTTTGGTTCAAAGGCATTGATTGGTGAAGGATCATATGGAAGAGTTTATTATGCCAACTTAGACAACGGGAAAGCTGTGGCAGTAAAAAAACTTGATGTTGCATCTGAGCAAGAGTCAAATGTTGAATTTTTGACTCAG GTTTCCATGGTGTCCAGATTGAAGCATGATAATGTTGTGGAGTTGCTCGGTTACTGTGTTGAAGGAAATCTCCGAGTGCTTGCATATGAATTTGCGACTATGGGATCACTCCATGATATATTGCATG GTAGAAAGGGAGTTCAAGGAGCACAACCAGGTCCCACACTTGATTGGATGCAGCGTGTAAAAATTGCGGTTGATGCAGCAAGGGGGTTGGAATACTTGCATGAGAAGGTGCAACCTGCTATAATACACAGAGATATCAGATCAAGCAATGTGCTTCTATTTGAAGACTTCAAAGCCAAGATTGCAGATTTTAACCTTTCAAATCAGGCTCCTGACATGGCTGCTCGTCTTCATTCTACTCGTGTTTTGGGAACCTTTGGTTATCATGCTCCAGA GTATGCAATGACTGGACAATTAACACAGAAGAGTGATGTTTATAgttttggggttgttcttCTAGAACTTCTAACTGGGAGGAAACCTGTTGATCATACCATGCCACGTGGGCAGCAGAGTCTTGTCACTTGG GCTACTCCGAGACTGAGCGAGGACAAAGTCAAACAATGCGTGGATCCAAAGTTGAAGGGAGAGTATCCCCCTAAAGCAGTGGCCAAG CTTGCAGCCGTGGCTGCATTATGCGTGCAATATGAGGCTGAATTCCGACCGAATATGAGCATTGTTGTTAAGGCACTCCAACCCCTTTTGAAGGCTCCAGCTCCAGCTCCAGCTCCTCCTCTTCCAGAGACCTAG
- the LOC8269747 gene encoding PTI1-like tyrosine-protein kinase 1 isoform X1 has product MGDDYHQHKFGAHAPSPGYFVLEKPKSVDDLSLRKRDKMRRWLCCTCQVEESYPSRENDHLRSPKHYADGNPVKGSKVSAPVRSEVQKEAPPIEVPALSLEELKEKTDNFGSKALIGEGSYGRVYYANLDNGKAVAVKKLDVASEQESNVEFLTQVSMVSRLKHDNVVELLGYCVEGNLRVLAYEFATMGSLHDILHGRKGVQGAQPGPTLDWMQRVKIAVDAARGLEYLHEKVQPAIIHRDIRSSNVLLFEDFKAKIADFNLSNQAPDMAARLHSTRVLGTFGYHAPEYAMTGQLTQKSDVYSFGVVLLELLTGRKPVDHTMPRGQQSLVTWATPRLSEDKVKQCVDPKLKGEYPPKAVAKLAAVAALCVQYEAEFRPNMSIVVKALQPLLKAPAPAPAPPLPET; this is encoded by the exons ATGGGAGATGATTATCATCAGCATAAATTTGGG GCACATGCGCCTTCTCCTGGTTACTTTGTACTGGAGAAACCAAAATCTGTAGACGATTTATCTTTAAGGAAGAGAGACAAGATGCGGAGGTGGCTCTGTTGCACCTGTCAGGTAGAGGAGTCATATCCCTCTCGTGAGAATGATCACCTAAGGAGCCCAAAACACTATGCAGATG GCAACCCTGTGAAAGGCTCGAAGGTGTCAGCTCCGGTCAGATCTGAAGTGCAGAAGGAAGCACCACCTATTGAAGTACCTGCATTATCTTTGGAAGAACTGAAAGAGAAGACTGACAATTTTGGTTCAAAGGCATTGATTGGTGAAGGATCATATGGAAGAGTTTATTATGCCAACTTAGACAACGGGAAAGCTGTGGCAGTAAAAAAACTTGATGTTGCATCTGAGCAAGAGTCAAATGTTGAATTTTTGACTCAG GTTTCCATGGTGTCCAGATTGAAGCATGATAATGTTGTGGAGTTGCTCGGTTACTGTGTTGAAGGAAATCTCCGAGTGCTTGCATATGAATTTGCGACTATGGGATCACTCCATGATATATTGCATG GTAGAAAGGGAGTTCAAGGAGCACAACCAGGTCCCACACTTGATTGGATGCAGCGTGTAAAAATTGCGGTTGATGCAGCAAGGGGGTTGGAATACTTGCATGAGAAGGTGCAACCTGCTATAATACACAGAGATATCAGATCAAGCAATGTGCTTCTATTTGAAGACTTCAAAGCCAAGATTGCAGATTTTAACCTTTCAAATCAGGCTCCTGACATGGCTGCTCGTCTTCATTCTACTCGTGTTTTGGGAACCTTTGGTTATCATGCTCCAGA GTATGCAATGACTGGACAATTAACACAGAAGAGTGATGTTTATAgttttggggttgttcttCTAGAACTTCTAACTGGGAGGAAACCTGTTGATCATACCATGCCACGTGGGCAGCAGAGTCTTGTCACTTGG GCTACTCCGAGACTGAGCGAGGACAAAGTCAAACAATGCGTGGATCCAAAGTTGAAGGGAGAGTATCCCCCTAAAGCAGTGGCCAAG CTTGCAGCCGTGGCTGCATTATGCGTGCAATATGAGGCTGAATTCCGACCGAATATGAGCATTGTTGTTAAGGCACTCCAACCCCTTTTGAAGGCTCCAGCTCCAGCTCCAGCTCCTCCTCTTCCAGAGACCTAG